One Vicinamibacteria bacterium genomic window carries:
- a CDS encoding homocysteine S-methyltransferase family protein translates to MPETILDKLKQGVVLGDGGYVLELERRCLTEAGPFTPQAALEHPDAVRELHLEFLRAGCEVLQVLAFYGSREKLHTVGYADRVEELNRKATRIAKEAASGRALVAADLSPTWKWAESPETAQRMFDEQIAWQTEEGSDFIIGETFFHVGEAELCLARAKALTSLPVMITMAMRGEAVSEDGVRLGECMKRLVDGGADIVGVNCMRDPERMYPLIEEVRRATYGFIAAQPVAYRCSDEVPWFTGTDAFPQRLEPTQLTRFEMGEFARRAKDMGVNYIGGCCGSAAIHLRQMAEALGKYRKDERVWSPNYARPMSETEYGKRPVS, encoded by the coding sequence ATGCCGGAAACGATCCTCGACAAACTGAAGCAAGGCGTGGTTCTGGGTGACGGTGGTTACGTCCTGGAGCTCGAGCGCCGGTGCCTGACGGAGGCCGGTCCGTTCACGCCCCAAGCGGCACTCGAGCACCCCGACGCAGTGCGCGAGCTTCACCTCGAGTTTCTGCGCGCGGGCTGCGAAGTGCTTCAAGTGCTGGCGTTCTATGGGTCGCGAGAGAAGCTCCATACGGTCGGTTACGCCGACCGGGTGGAGGAGCTGAACCGAAAGGCGACACGGATCGCCAAAGAGGCCGCCTCGGGCCGCGCCCTCGTCGCGGCGGATCTATCGCCGACCTGGAAATGGGCGGAATCGCCCGAGACGGCGCAGCGGATGTTCGACGAGCAGATTGCCTGGCAAACCGAGGAGGGCTCTGACTTCATCATCGGCGAAACGTTCTTTCATGTAGGGGAAGCGGAGCTTTGTCTCGCTCGGGCGAAAGCACTGACGAGCCTACCAGTAATGATCACGATGGCGATGCGAGGCGAAGCGGTCAGTGAAGACGGGGTTCGCCTCGGAGAGTGCATGAAGCGGCTCGTCGACGGGGGAGCGGACATCGTCGGGGTGAACTGCATGCGAGATCCCGAGCGAATGTATCCCCTGATCGAAGAGGTGCGTCGCGCCACCTATGGGTTCATAGCGGCGCAACCCGTGGCCTATCGCTGCTCCGACGAGGTTCCCTGGTTCACGGGGACGGACGCGTTTCCCCAGCGTCTCGAGCCCACACAGTTGACGCGTTTCGAAATGGGAGAGTTCGCGCGACGGGCGAAAGACATGGGTGTGAATTACATCGGTGGTTGTTGCGGCAGCGCCGCCATCCATCTTCGGCAAATGGCCGAGGCCCTCGGGAAGTATCGAAAAGACGAAAGGGTGTGGAGCCCCAACTATGCGAGGCCGATGAGCGAGACGGAGTACGGAAAACGTCCCGTGAGCTGA
- a CDS encoding sodium/proline symporter, whose protein sequence is MPSPVVVSFLFFLLSFIVVGSLSALRGKSTTEDYLVASRSVKPWAVALSAAATNNSGYMFIGLIGYVYAVGVSGSWLMVGWISGDYIAWHWVHRKLRERSHEQGAVTIPSFLGAGLGPNGRWVIRLAAVVTLLFLGVYAAAQLKAGSKALAVLFGWDLAAGAIIGAVIVGIYSLAGGIRASIWTDVLQALLMLASMSVLLAVALARTGGVTGLWSSLAAIDPALVDPVPQSLKFGFAAYLVSWIVAGLGVVGQPHIMVRAMTIDHPGNISVARRVYVVWYALFSAVCIVVGLTARVLLDPSSAADPELALPLLATDLFPPLLVGMVLAGLFAATMSTADSQILSCSAAWTQDLFPRWRESYWHAKAGTLVTTMLVLGIALSGSAGVFALVVPAWSALASALGPLLVVRALRRPIGVGTALGMISAGLLCMLAWRYGLGLSDSIYDVLPGMAGGALFYLAKERRYAGNDPRQTEARRGSG, encoded by the coding sequence ATGCCGAGCCCCGTCGTTGTCAGCTTTCTCTTCTTTCTTCTCTCATTCATCGTCGTCGGTAGCCTGTCTGCCCTTCGGGGAAAGAGCACCACCGAGGACTATCTCGTTGCCAGTCGCAGCGTGAAGCCCTGGGCGGTCGCCCTTTCCGCTGCGGCCACCAACAACAGCGGCTACATGTTCATCGGCCTCATCGGATACGTCTATGCGGTCGGCGTGTCGGGGTCCTGGTTGATGGTCGGATGGATCAGCGGTGACTACATCGCCTGGCACTGGGTTCACCGCAAGCTCAGGGAACGGTCCCACGAACAGGGTGCCGTCACGATCCCGTCCTTCCTCGGCGCGGGACTGGGCCCGAACGGGCGCTGGGTCATCCGGCTGGCGGCCGTCGTGACGCTCCTTTTCCTGGGCGTCTACGCGGCGGCTCAGCTCAAGGCGGGCTCGAAGGCGCTCGCCGTCCTGTTCGGCTGGGATTTGGCCGCCGGGGCCATCATCGGCGCCGTGATCGTGGGAATCTACAGCCTTGCCGGAGGAATCCGTGCTTCGATCTGGACCGACGTGCTGCAAGCGCTCCTGATGCTCGCCTCCATGTCGGTGCTTCTGGCCGTCGCCCTGGCGCGGACGGGGGGCGTCACCGGACTCTGGTCGAGCCTCGCCGCGATCGATCCCGCATTGGTCGATCCCGTGCCGCAGAGCTTGAAGTTCGGATTCGCGGCCTATCTCGTGAGCTGGATCGTCGCCGGACTCGGCGTCGTCGGGCAACCCCATATCATGGTGCGGGCGATGACGATCGACCATCCCGGGAACATCTCGGTGGCGCGTCGCGTGTACGTCGTCTGGTACGCGCTCTTTTCTGCCGTGTGCATCGTCGTGGGGCTGACCGCGCGGGTCCTGCTCGATCCGTCTTCGGCGGCCGATCCGGAGCTCGCACTTCCCCTTCTCGCTACCGATCTCTTCCCTCCCCTTCTCGTCGGGATGGTGCTCGCCGGATTATTCGCCGCGACCATGTCGACCGCGGATTCGCAGATTCTCAGCTGTTCCGCCGCCTGGACTCAGGATCTCTTCCCCCGTTGGAGAGAGTCCTACTGGCACGCGAAGGCCGGTACGCTCGTCACGACGATGCTCGTGCTCGGCATCGCGCTGTCGGGCTCGGCGGGTGTATTCGCGCTCGTCGTGCCGGCCTGGTCCGCGCTTGCTTCCGCTCTCGGCCCCCTCTTGGTCGTGCGGGCGCTTCGCCGGCCCATAGGCGTGGGAACGGCTTTGGGGATGATCTCGGCCGGCCTTCTGTGTATGCTCGCCTGGCGGTACGGGCTCGGGCTTTCGGACTCGATCTACGACGTCCTTCCCGGAATGGCCGGAGGCGCGCTTTTTTATTTAGCCAAGGAGAGGCGATATGCCGGAAACGATCCTCGACAAACTGAAGCAAGGCGTGGTTCTGGGTGA
- a CDS encoding N-methylproline demethylase, whose amino-acid sequence MTFERLFSPLTIGSVRVKNRICTSAHAECLAEDGMPTEKVLRYYEEKARGGLGLILCFGSASVHPTSPVKDWNGVELFDDRVIPHLQQFSDVMHGYDVPVIAQITHRGRRGRSTASLGRLYAPSAIREPKHRETP is encoded by the coding sequence ATGACCTTCGAACGCCTCTTCTCACCTCTCACGATTGGCTCCGTCCGCGTGAAGAACCGCATCTGTACGTCAGCTCATGCCGAGTGCCTCGCCGAAGACGGCATGCCAACGGAGAAGGTCCTCCGCTACTACGAAGAGAAGGCCCGAGGTGGCCTGGGGCTCATCCTCTGTTTCGGCTCGGCGAGCGTACATCCCACGTCGCCGGTCAAGGACTGGAACGGTGTCGAGCTATTCGACGATCGAGTGATCCCTCACCTCCAACAGTTCTCCGACGTGATGCACGGCTACGACGTGCCGGTCATCGCCCAGATCACGCACCGCGGGCGGCGCGGACGGAGCACCGCGAGTCTCGGACGACTCTACGCGCCTTCCGCTATCCGCGAGCCCAAGCATCGCGAGACGCCC